A single genomic interval of Streptomyces graminofaciens harbors:
- a CDS encoding MFS transporter has translation MKRWRALIVLGTAQFLMVLDTAVMNVSISQLVEDFDTEVTAIQAVITLYALVMAAFMIIGGRLGDIQGRRRMFLLGLVVYATGSALTAVAPTLWVLALGWSVIEGLGAAMVLPAMAALVAESYRGRDRAVAYAVVGGLAGAGIAVGPLLGGWVTTYLTWRLVFAGEVVVVLAVLCAHRVIPKSARTDPRPRLDGVGAALSAAGLGLGVLGVLQSSTWGWVQPRNPPFTILGFAPTLFVVGAGIAVLVLFRHWERRREGKGVDPLVHMSLLGRPSLRSGLMTLLSQNLILLGLFFTIPLYLQVVQGFDAFQTGLRLLPVSVAMLAVSLSGSALGRVMGPRRVVRLALATLTAAIVWLLATIDPVIDDAQFACAMALLGVGMGLLASQLGNVVQSSADEDERSEVGGLQFTAQNLGSALGTALIGSILIGALAHAFTSQVADDPRLSEETRRQTGVALEAGITFVPTDQVRSAAEQAGLPPSEVDAVVDSYASAQLDGLKAAILATGGITLGSFLVTRHLPTGRTGRPRQPDAEAPAGTTSSRGSAGSTGSTGSTGSTGSTGSTGSTGSTGSTR, from the coding sequence GTGAAACGCTGGCGCGCTCTGATCGTCCTCGGTACGGCCCAGTTCCTGATGGTCCTGGACACCGCCGTCATGAACGTCTCCATCAGTCAACTCGTGGAGGACTTCGACACCGAGGTCACCGCCATCCAGGCCGTCATCACGCTGTACGCGCTGGTCATGGCCGCCTTCATGATCATCGGCGGCAGGTTGGGGGACATCCAGGGGCGTCGCCGCATGTTCCTCCTCGGGCTGGTCGTCTACGCCACGGGATCGGCCCTGACCGCCGTGGCGCCGACCCTGTGGGTCCTCGCGCTGGGCTGGTCCGTCATCGAAGGGCTCGGCGCCGCCATGGTGCTGCCGGCCATGGCCGCCCTCGTCGCCGAGTCCTACCGCGGACGGGACCGGGCCGTCGCCTACGCGGTCGTCGGCGGTCTCGCCGGCGCGGGGATCGCGGTGGGCCCGCTGCTGGGCGGCTGGGTGACGACGTACCTCACCTGGCGGCTGGTCTTCGCCGGTGAGGTCGTGGTCGTCCTGGCCGTGCTGTGTGCCCACCGGGTGATCCCGAAGTCCGCCCGGACCGACCCGCGCCCCCGGCTGGACGGCGTCGGTGCCGCGCTCTCGGCGGCCGGACTGGGGCTCGGTGTGCTCGGCGTGCTGCAGAGCAGCACATGGGGGTGGGTGCAGCCCCGCAACCCGCCCTTCACGATTCTGGGCTTCGCGCCGACGCTGTTCGTCGTCGGCGCGGGGATCGCCGTCCTGGTCCTCTTCCGGCACTGGGAGCGGCGGCGGGAGGGCAAAGGCGTCGATCCTCTGGTGCACATGTCCCTGCTGGGGAGGCCCTCGCTGCGTTCCGGACTGATGACGCTGTTGAGTCAGAACCTCATCCTGCTCGGGCTCTTCTTCACCATCCCGCTGTACTTGCAGGTGGTGCAGGGGTTCGACGCCTTCCAGACGGGGTTGCGGCTGCTCCCGGTGTCGGTCGCCATGCTCGCCGTGTCCCTGTCCGGGTCCGCGCTGGGGCGGGTGATGGGGCCGCGCCGGGTGGTCAGGCTGGCCCTGGCGACCCTGACGGCGGCCATCGTGTGGCTGCTGGCCACCATCGACCCGGTCATCGACGACGCGCAGTTCGCCTGCGCCATGGCGCTGTTGGGCGTGGGCATGGGCCTGCTCGCCTCGCAGTTGGGCAACGTCGTGCAGTCCAGCGCCGACGAGGACGAACGCAGTGAGGTCGGGGGGCTTCAGTTCACGGCCCAGAACCTCGGTTCCGCTCTGGGAACCGCGCTCATCGGGTCGATCCTCATCGGTGCGCTGGCCCACGCCTTCACCAGCCAGGTGGCGGACGACCCGCGCCTGTCCGAGGAGACCCGGCGGCAGACCGGTGTCGCTCTCGAAGCCGGGATCACGTTCGTCCCCACCGATCAGGTGCGCTCGGCGGCCGAGCAGGCCGGGCTGCCGCCGTCCGAGGTCGACGCCGTCGTGGACTCCTACGCCTCGGCGCAGCTCGACGGTCTCAAGGCGGCGATCCTCGCCACCGGCGGCATCACTCTCGGCAGTTTCCTGGTCACCCGCCATCTGCCGACGGGCCGGACAGGGCGTCCTCGACAGCCGGACGCGGAGGCTCCGGCCGGGACGACGAGTTCGAGGGGATCAGCGGGATCAACGGGATCAACGGGATCGACGGGATCGACGGGATCGACGGGATCGACGGGATCGACGGGATCGACGGGATCGACGCGCTGA
- a CDS encoding potassium channel family protein has product MSDPLAARTDHNRSGPDEHRPERQPNPRLRVVVAGIARAVLLSVGLVTAYYLLPLDEQTTVSASVLLACGLLAVALLFLWETRVILRSPHPRLRAVEALAVTLVLFLVLFSGVYYLLERSTPGSFSEPLTRTDALYFALTTFSTVGFGDITARSQAGRVVTMVQMTGGLLLVGVAARVLVAAVQEGLSRRHREPSAEPGAGTDAREASDREAGS; this is encoded by the coding sequence ATGAGCGATCCCCTGGCTGCCCGGACGGACCACAACCGGTCCGGACCGGACGAGCACCGGCCCGAGCGACAGCCCAACCCCCGCCTGCGGGTGGTGGTCGCGGGCATCGCCCGCGCCGTGCTGCTCTCCGTCGGCCTCGTCACCGCCTACTACCTGTTGCCCCTGGACGAGCAGACCACGGTGAGTGCCTCGGTGCTGCTCGCCTGCGGCCTGCTGGCGGTGGCGCTGCTGTTCTTGTGGGAGACGCGGGTCATCCTGCGCTCGCCGCACCCGCGGCTGCGCGCCGTCGAGGCCCTGGCCGTCACGCTCGTGCTGTTTCTGGTGCTCTTCTCCGGGGTCTACTACCTGCTGGAACGCTCCACTCCGGGTTCCTTCAGCGAGCCGCTGACCAGGACGGACGCCCTGTACTTCGCGCTGACCACGTTCAGCACCGTCGGCTTCGGGGACATCACCGCACGCTCCCAGGCGGGGCGTGTGGTGACGATGGTGCAGATGACGGGAGGGCTGCTGCTCGTGGGAGTCGCCGCGCGGGTGCTGGTGGCCGCGGTCCAGGAGGGTCTGAGCCGTCGGCACCGTGAGCCGTCGGCGGAGCCGGGGGCCGGAACAGATGCCCGGGAGGCATCGGACAGGGAGGCCGGGTCATGA
- a CDS encoding HdeD family acid-resistance protein translates to MSASPGPAPRTGPQPMADSAAPSPAGDPADLMGHVGRSWTWIMGSAVATLVPGILSLVWPDATLHVLAVLFGLYLLVTGGFRFVAVFAREEHGERLPGLFSAVLYVLAGVLCLRHPLQTVAALSLIVGIVWLVSGVLTLYTGLATKDLPHRGVVLCVAVLGIVAGIVVLALPTESARALTRLLGLWLVLLGLAEAAVALAWRAALRKPSRR, encoded by the coding sequence ATGTCCGCGTCACCTGGCCCAGCACCGCGTACCGGACCGCAGCCCATGGCCGACAGTGCGGCCCCCAGTCCGGCGGGCGACCCTGCGGACCTGATGGGGCACGTCGGTCGTTCGTGGACCTGGATCATGGGATCGGCGGTCGCGACGCTGGTGCCGGGCATCCTGTCGCTGGTCTGGCCGGATGCGACCCTGCACGTCCTGGCCGTCCTCTTCGGTCTGTACCTGCTGGTGACCGGCGGGTTCCGGTTCGTGGCCGTCTTCGCCCGGGAGGAGCACGGCGAACGGCTCCCCGGCCTGTTCTCGGCCGTGCTGTACGTCCTGGCCGGGGTGCTGTGCCTGCGGCACCCGCTGCAGACCGTCGCAGCGCTCTCGCTGATCGTCGGCATCGTCTGGCTCGTGTCCGGCGTCCTCACCCTCTACACGGGACTCGCCACCAAGGACCTGCCGCACCGCGGCGTCGTGCTGTGCGTCGCGGTGCTCGGCATCGTCGCGGGGATCGTGGTGCTCGCCCTGCCCACCGAGTCGGCCCGCGCCCTGACCCGGCTGCTCGGCCTGTGGCTCGTCCTGCTCGGCCTGGCCGAAGCGGCGGTCGCCCTCGCGTGGCGGGCCGCGCTGCGCAAGCCGTCGAGGCGATGA
- a CDS encoding SHOCT domain-containing protein, with translation MSEQTYLAYDFPLLGAFWTMLWFFLWVMWFVLLFRVVVDIFRDDRLSGWAKAGWLVFCIVLPFLGVFVYVIARGKNMGRREIAQARAQQEEFNAYIKQTAAGGTPSSTDELARLSEIRSRGDITDEEFSRAKELVLSGHGPAERTSSITRPASGR, from the coding sequence ATGAGCGAGCAAACCTACCTGGCGTACGACTTTCCGCTGCTGGGCGCCTTCTGGACCATGCTTTGGTTCTTCCTGTGGGTCATGTGGTTCGTCCTGCTCTTCCGGGTCGTCGTCGACATCTTCCGGGACGACCGGCTGAGCGGCTGGGCGAAGGCCGGATGGCTGGTGTTCTGCATCGTCCTGCCCTTCCTGGGCGTGTTCGTCTACGTGATAGCGCGGGGCAAGAACATGGGCCGCCGGGAGATCGCGCAGGCGCGTGCGCAGCAGGAGGAGTTCAACGCCTACATCAAGCAGACCGCGGCCGGCGGCACTCCGAGCAGCACGGACGAGCTCGCCAGGCTGTCCGAGATCCGCTCGCGCGGAGACATCACGGACGAGGAGTTCAGCAGAGCGAAGGAACTGGTCCTGAGCGGCCACGGTCCGGCGGAGCGCACAAGCTCCATCACCAGGCCCGCCTCCGGCCGCTGA
- a CDS encoding DUF7144 family membrane protein, with product MTTTHTRPAHTAKQEWATGLTAFAAVMLFLVGLLGIFRGIMAVAEDEIFVTTRNYVFEFDLTGWGWIHLALGAVAVIVSMGLLKTSTWARVTGVAIAGLVIIANFLSLPYYPVWSVVMIAISGFVIWALCVVRRDNLFDLSEEGSSRSR from the coding sequence ATGACCACGACACACACCCGGCCGGCACACACGGCCAAGCAGGAATGGGCAACGGGCCTGACGGCCTTCGCGGCCGTGATGCTCTTCCTCGTCGGCCTGCTCGGCATCTTCCGGGGCATCATGGCCGTCGCCGAGGACGAAATCTTCGTCACGACGCGCAACTACGTGTTCGAGTTCGACCTGACCGGCTGGGGCTGGATCCACCTCGCTCTGGGCGCGGTCGCCGTGATCGTCAGCATGGGGCTGCTCAAGACCTCGACGTGGGCGCGCGTCACCGGCGTGGCCATCGCCGGACTCGTCATCATCGCCAACTTCCTCTCCCTGCCGTACTACCCGGTGTGGTCCGTGGTGATGATCGCGATCTCGGGCTTCGTCATCTGGGCCCTGTGCGTGGTGCGGCGCGACAACCTCTTCGACCTGTCCGAGGAGGGTTCGTCGCGCAGCAGGTGA
- a CDS encoding diacylglycerol/lipid kinase family protein encodes MERHGGYTRGQGQAGVTTVREGSPGWARLALLALLGSILVPLVAAGLRSVLWALVGIAGLALAAVGVWWTLAHTGVVRAFGVALTVTAPVAVLALYATFGMLWPALLSLALWVLALTAARTASTRGRTASGQAVAEAPHAPWVLMNPRSGGGKVGRFHLVEKARAAGCRVVLLDGSQDVTELARRAVAEGADLLAVAGGDGTQALVAEVAAHHDLPFVVIPVGTRNHFALDLGLDRDDPTAALQALSDAVELRVDLGYAADRVFVNNASFGAYASVVADPAYRDAKAQTVLKALPGLLTDEDAPRLRLRAARTSAEGLQALLVSNNPYGRAVDAGHPGRRERLDSGQLGVVCVRVDNAAQAARLVRGPRSPGLIRLSAEEVVVEADTATLPVGIDGEHAALPTPVVCRSAPAALRVRVPRRRPGTRRRPGTSRASGAAADWPRVTRLALGPLLRQRHQARAGASGSDSGSGSGSGSGSER; translated from the coding sequence ATGGAACGACACGGCGGGTACACGAGAGGTCAGGGACAGGCAGGGGTCACAACCGTGCGCGAGGGCAGTCCCGGTTGGGCTCGCCTCGCCCTGCTCGCCCTGTTGGGAAGCATCCTCGTGCCGCTCGTCGCCGCCGGCCTGCGGAGCGTGCTGTGGGCGCTGGTCGGCATCGCCGGACTGGCGCTCGCCGCCGTCGGGGTGTGGTGGACCCTGGCGCACACCGGAGTGGTGCGTGCCTTCGGGGTGGCTCTGACGGTGACCGCGCCGGTCGCTGTCCTCGCGTTGTACGCCACGTTCGGCATGCTGTGGCCGGCCCTGCTGTCCCTGGCCCTGTGGGTGCTGGCCCTCACGGCGGCACGTACGGCCTCGACACGCGGTCGCACCGCTTCCGGACAGGCCGTGGCCGAAGCACCCCACGCCCCCTGGGTGCTCATGAACCCGCGCTCCGGCGGCGGCAAGGTGGGCCGTTTCCACCTCGTGGAGAAGGCCAGGGCGGCGGGCTGCCGGGTGGTCCTGCTCGACGGGAGCCAGGACGTGACCGAGCTGGCCCGGCGGGCCGTCGCCGAGGGGGCCGACCTCCTGGCGGTGGCGGGCGGCGACGGCACCCAGGCCCTGGTGGCCGAAGTCGCGGCCCACCACGACCTGCCCTTCGTGGTGATACCCGTCGGCACCCGCAACCACTTCGCCCTCGACCTCGGGCTCGACCGCGACGACCCGACGGCGGCCCTTCAGGCCCTGTCCGACGCCGTCGAACTCCGCGTCGACCTCGGGTACGCGGCGGACCGGGTCTTCGTCAACAACGCCTCCTTCGGCGCGTACGCGTCCGTGGTCGCCGACCCGGCGTACCGGGACGCGAAGGCCCAGACCGTCCTCAAGGCCCTCCCCGGCCTCCTGACCGACGAGGACGCGCCCAGGCTGCGCCTGCGGGCCGCCCGGACATCCGCCGAGGGTCTTCAGGCACTGCTCGTCAGCAACAACCCGTACGGGCGTGCTGTGGACGCCGGCCATCCGGGACGCAGGGAGCGGCTGGACTCGGGGCAGCTGGGCGTGGTGTGCGTGCGGGTCGACAACGCCGCTCAGGCGGCGCGTCTGGTGCGCGGTCCGCGCTCCCCTGGGCTCATCCGGCTGAGTGCCGAGGAAGTCGTCGTCGAAGCGGACACGGCCACACTCCCGGTCGGCATCGACGGCGAACACGCCGCGCTGCCGACACCCGTCGTATGCCGCAGCGCTCCCGCGGCACTCCGGGTCCGCGTGCCACGCCGTCGCCCCGGCACCCGCCGTCGCCCCGGCACGTCTCGGGCGAGCGGCGCGGCGGCCGACTGGCCGCGCGTGACACGGCTGGCGCTGGGCCCGCTACTGCGACAGCGCCACCAGGCACGGGCCGGTGCCTCGGGCTCGGACTCGGGCTCGGGCTCGGGCTCGGGCTCGGGCTCGGAGCGATGA
- a CDS encoding class II glutamine amidotransferase: protein MCRWLAYSGTPLLLDTILYKPAHSLIDQSLHSKLGVETTNGDGFGVGWYPQEGVGTPALLRDVGPAWNNRNLREIADHVRSPLFFAHIRASTGSPVQQTNCHPFRHGRWMWMHNGAITDFHLIRRELALLVDPELYSDIEGTTDSEVMFYLAITFGLDQDPPGAVARMVGAVERIGHDHGVEFPLQMTIAVTDGERVWSFRYSSQGTSRSLFYSTRVDTLRELHPDLAFLREVSDDSRLIVSEPLGDLPGAWNEVPESSYGVVQAGADEMYPFVPEPA, encoded by the coding sequence ATGTGCCGATGGCTCGCCTACTCGGGAACACCCTTGCTGCTCGACACCATCCTCTACAAACCGGCTCACTCACTGATCGACCAGAGCCTCCACTCCAAACTGGGTGTCGAGACGACGAACGGCGACGGTTTCGGCGTCGGCTGGTACCCACAGGAAGGCGTCGGCACCCCGGCGTTGCTCAGGGACGTCGGCCCCGCCTGGAACAACCGCAACCTGAGGGAGATCGCGGATCATGTCCGCTCCCCGTTGTTCTTCGCCCACATACGGGCGTCGACCGGCTCACCGGTGCAGCAGACGAACTGTCACCCGTTCCGGCACGGCCGTTGGATGTGGATGCACAACGGTGCCATCACGGATTTCCACCTGATACGCCGCGAGCTGGCCCTGCTCGTCGACCCCGAGCTGTACTCCGACATCGAGGGAACGACGGACTCGGAGGTGATGTTCTACCTGGCGATCACCTTCGGCCTGGACCAGGACCCGCCGGGCGCCGTGGCCAGGATGGTGGGAGCGGTGGAGCGCATCGGCCATGACCACGGTGTGGAGTTCCCGCTCCAGATGACGATCGCCGTGACCGACGGCGAACGCGTATGGTCCTTCCGCTACTCGAGCCAGGGCACTTCCCGCTCGCTGTTCTACAGCACCCGCGTGGACACCCTGCGCGAGCTGCACCCCGACCTGGCGTTCCTGCGGGAAGTGTCCGACGACAGCCGCCTCATCGTGTCCGAACCCCTCGGCGACCTGCCCGGCGCCTGGAACGAGGTCCCCGAGAGCAGCTACGGCGTCGTACAGGCCGGAGCCGACGAGATGTACCCCTTCGTCCCCGAACCGGCCTGA
- a CDS encoding amphi-Trp domain-containing protein codes for MKDLKFEQKRSLSRLEAADQLTALAAALREGGEAELDLSPGTLSLRIPDDLRSEMEVEIGDGEIELEIEFKWPTASTRTASPETAPPQTAPTRTGAGREKATGATGATGRKNAPAKPARSGTGTGDRSSKSAKRAAATKTP; via the coding sequence ATGAAGGACCTCAAGTTCGAGCAGAAGCGCTCGCTGTCACGCCTTGAAGCGGCTGACCAGCTCACGGCACTCGCAGCCGCGCTGAGGGAAGGCGGGGAGGCCGAACTGGACCTCAGCCCCGGGACCCTGAGCCTGCGGATCCCCGACGACCTTCGCAGCGAGATGGAGGTCGAGATCGGTGACGGGGAGATCGAGCTGGAGATCGAGTTCAAGTGGCCGACCGCATCGACCCGGACAGCGTCGCCCGAGACAGCGCCGCCCCAGACAGCGCCGACGCGGACGGGCGCGGGGAGGGAGAAGGCCACGGGGGCCACGGGCGCCACGGGGCGGAAGAACGCGCCCGCCAAGCCCGCGCGGAGCGGCACGGGCACCGGCGACAGGAGCAGCAAGAGCGCGAAGCGGGCCGCCGCCACGAAAACGCCCTGA
- a CDS encoding 2,4'-dihydroxyacetophenone dioxygenase family protein, which yields MPDTPTGEFWKDLRPIENSFRPDALPEVYLSKVATDDDRYYVPFTETVSSRPLWINVKDNSWADILRAKEAGLVNRHYHPHEVFAYTISGKWGYLERPWTATAGDFVYEAPGEGHTLVAYDSDEPMKAFFIVKGPLIWLDENGEPDGFFDVHDYIKMCREHYEKVGLGADHVNSLFR from the coding sequence ATGCCCGACACGCCCACCGGAGAGTTCTGGAAGGACCTCAGGCCGATCGAGAACTCCTTCCGCCCAGACGCCCTCCCCGAGGTCTACCTGTCCAAGGTGGCCACGGACGACGACCGCTACTACGTGCCGTTCACCGAGACCGTCAGTTCCCGACCGCTGTGGATCAATGTCAAGGACAACAGCTGGGCCGACATCCTGCGGGCCAAGGAGGCGGGGCTGGTCAATCGGCACTACCACCCGCACGAGGTGTTCGCGTACACGATCTCCGGCAAGTGGGGCTATCTGGAGCGGCCCTGGACGGCGACCGCGGGCGACTTCGTCTACGAGGCCCCGGGAGAGGGGCACACGCTGGTCGCCTACGACAGCGACGAGCCGATGAAGGCGTTCTTCATCGTCAAGGGCCCGCTCATCTGGCTGGACGAGAACGGCGAGCCCGACGGCTTCTTCGACGTGCACGACTACATCAAGATGTGCCGCGAGCACTACGAGAAGGTCGGTCTCGGCGCCGACCACGTCAACTCCCTGTTCCGGTGA
- a CDS encoding 2,3-butanediol dehydrogenase — protein sequence MRAAIWYGAKDVRVEDVPVTPPGPGEVTIEVAYCGICGSDLHEYADGPHAVPVGDPHPESGVAAPLVLGHEFCGTVTEVGDGVNGVVLGDRVAVEPHYRCGRCPRCLAGEYNICRNFGFAGLMGHGGLAERATVPAYMLHRLPESVSLEQAAVFEPAAVALHAVRRAGIRPGETVAVLGLGPIGLLVTQLAARYGAGRIVAADRSPARRELALRLGAAEAGADLADVVGGEGADVVFEAVGSEGTLRACLAATRRGGRVMFLGLTGTVSLDAFALVNNEQTIMTSVGYRDAYPELIHMVAEEGVDLAGIVTSTIPLERVVRDGFEALLGGQEQVKVLVRPGGRRP from the coding sequence ATGAGGGCGGCGATCTGGTACGGAGCCAAGGACGTCCGCGTGGAGGACGTGCCGGTGACACCGCCCGGGCCCGGCGAGGTGACGATCGAGGTCGCCTACTGCGGGATCTGCGGCAGTGACCTGCACGAGTACGCCGACGGGCCGCACGCCGTTCCCGTGGGCGACCCGCACCCGGAGTCCGGTGTGGCCGCTCCGCTCGTCCTGGGGCACGAGTTCTGCGGCACCGTCACCGAGGTGGGCGACGGTGTCAACGGCGTCGTCCTGGGGGACCGGGTGGCCGTGGAGCCGCACTACCGGTGCGGCAGGTGCCCGCGGTGCCTCGCGGGCGAGTACAACATCTGCCGGAACTTCGGGTTCGCCGGGCTCATGGGGCACGGTGGGCTGGCCGAGCGCGCCACCGTGCCCGCGTACATGCTGCACAGGCTGCCCGAGTCGGTCTCACTGGAGCAGGCGGCGGTGTTCGAGCCGGCCGCCGTCGCGCTGCACGCGGTGCGGCGGGCCGGGATCCGCCCCGGCGAGACCGTCGCCGTCCTCGGCCTGGGCCCGATCGGGCTGCTGGTGACCCAGCTGGCGGCCCGGTACGGCGCCGGGCGCATCGTCGCCGCCGACCGGTCTCCGGCCCGCCGCGAGCTGGCCCTGCGCCTGGGAGCCGCCGAGGCCGGCGCGGACCTCGCGGACGTGGTCGGCGGCGAGGGGGCGGACGTCGTGTTCGAGGCGGTCGGCTCGGAGGGCACCCTGCGGGCCTGTCTGGCCGCCACCCGGCGTGGCGGGCGGGTGATGTTCCTCGGCCTGACCGGCACGGTCTCCCTGGACGCCTTCGCGCTGGTGAACAACGAACAGACGATCATGACGAGCGTGGGATACCGCGATGCCTATCCCGAGCTGATCCACATGGTGGCCGAGGAGGGCGTGGACCTGGCGGGGATCGTCACGTCGACCATTCCCCTGGAGCGTGTCGTACGGGACGGCTTCGAGGCGCTGCTGGGCGGCCAGGAGCAGGTCAAAGTGCTGGTACGACCAGGAGGGCGGCGTCCATGA
- a CDS encoding SDR family NAD(P)-dependent oxidoreductase, which translates to MSDESGERRASVSSEVGERQAPVSDEFAGQQAPVSSEFAGQQAPVSSESGERQAPVSSEFAGRRAFVTGGTSGIGAATAVLLAELGADVTALGLAPADSADLPDHPRVHVVEHDVLDRAGLTGLLSTDQPLDVLVNCAGVSHDRGEYDLVRWQRVIEINLTATMVACQAARPALAENGGAIVNVSSMFAFFGSRDRPAYSASKGGVSQLTKSLAAEYAADGIRVNAVAPGFVVTPLARGVLDDPEATAQVLARVPAGRLGQPREVASVVAFLCSAAASYVTGAVVPVDGGYLAV; encoded by the coding sequence ATGAGCGACGAGTCCGGGGAGCGGCGGGCGTCCGTGAGCAGCGAGGTCGGGGAGCGGCAGGCGCCCGTGAGCGACGAGTTCGCGGGGCAGCAGGCACCCGTGAGCAGCGAGTTCGCGGGGCAGCAGGCACCCGTGAGCAGCGAGTCCGGGGAGCGGCAGGCGCCCGTGAGCAGCGAGTTCGCGGGGCGGCGGGCGTTTGTGACGGGTGGCACCTCGGGGATCGGCGCGGCCACGGCCGTCCTCCTCGCCGAGCTGGGCGCCGACGTGACCGCGCTCGGCCTTGCGCCCGCCGACTCCGCCGACCTGCCCGACCACCCCCGCGTCCACGTCGTGGAGCACGACGTGCTGGACCGCGCCGGGCTGACCGGCCTGCTCTCCACGGACCAGCCGCTGGACGTCCTGGTGAACTGCGCGGGTGTCAGCCACGACCGCGGGGAGTACGACCTCGTCCGCTGGCAGCGGGTCATCGAGATCAACCTCACCGCCACCATGGTCGCCTGCCAGGCCGCCCGACCGGCCCTGGCCGAGAACGGCGGCGCCATCGTCAACGTCTCGTCCATGTTCGCCTTCTTCGGCAGCAGGGACCGGCCCGCCTACAGCGCCAGCAAGGGCGGCGTCTCCCAGCTCACGAAGTCGCTGGCCGCCGAGTACGCCGCCGACGGCATCCGGGTCAACGCCGTCGCGCCCGGCTTCGTGGTCACCCCGCTGGCCCGCGGGGTGCTCGACGATCCCGAGGCCACGGCACAGGTGCTGGCCCGCGTCCCGGCCGGGCGCCTCGGGCAGCCGCGCGAGGTCGCCTCGGTGGTGGCGTTCCTGTGTTCGGCGGCTGCCTCGTACGTCACCGGCGCGGTCGTCCCCGTCGACGGGGGCTACCTGGCCGTGTGA
- a CDS encoding helix-turn-helix domain-containing protein, producing MSALSVISRATTEHIEPAERIHYWEDYNRKALVGLSCTSYSEQGLLASQTNIELGGLRLAEIAGNAHAIERSPQTVRSAPKDSVFATLLLKGEAVFLHEDGCLAATAGELCVYDTRRPYLFGFSSSMRQILVDVPRDLFTQACVGGGLPGPMLFGRGTAREGALVAALSSRLGGLAAASRGGPYDPADAEVAVLDLLRQLAEERTGGRPGPDAYRSQLIVAEDYIDRHLHDPCLGAAQVAGVMGISVRHLGRIFESTGRSPARHIVERRLVRAHQQLTGPGARETRIADVAHRWGFSSQAHFARLFRSRFGLTPSEARAEAGK from the coding sequence ATGTCCGCCCTCTCCGTGATCTCCCGGGCCACCACCGAGCACATCGAACCCGCCGAGCGCATCCATTACTGGGAGGACTACAACCGCAAGGCGCTGGTGGGCCTGTCCTGCACCTCCTATTCCGAGCAGGGGCTGCTGGCCAGTCAGACCAACATCGAGCTGGGCGGGCTGCGCCTCGCCGAGATCGCCGGCAACGCCCACGCCATCGAGCGCAGCCCGCAGACGGTCAGGTCGGCGCCCAAGGACTCGGTGTTCGCGACCCTGCTGCTCAAGGGGGAGGCGGTATTCCTGCACGAGGACGGCTGCCTCGCTGCCACGGCGGGCGAGCTGTGCGTCTACGACACGCGCAGGCCGTATCTGTTCGGGTTCTCCTCCTCGATGCGGCAGATCCTGGTGGACGTGCCGCGTGACCTGTTCACGCAGGCGTGCGTGGGAGGCGGGCTGCCCGGGCCGATGCTGTTCGGGCGGGGCACCGCACGGGAGGGCGCGCTCGTGGCCGCGCTGAGTTCCCGGCTCGGCGGGTTGGCCGCCGCGTCGCGCGGCGGGCCGTACGATCCCGCCGACGCCGAGGTGGCCGTGCTCGACCTGCTCAGGCAACTCGCCGAGGAGCGTACGGGAGGGCGGCCGGGGCCCGACGCCTACCGTTCGCAGCTCATCGTGGCCGAGGACTACATCGACCGGCACCTGCACGACCCCTGTCTCGGAGCCGCGCAGGTGGCCGGCGTCATGGGCATCTCGGTACGGCACCTCGGGCGGATATTCGAATCGACCGGCAGGTCTCCGGCACGCCACATCGTGGAACGGCGTCTGGTCAGGGCGCATCAGCAACTCACCGGCCCCGGGGCGCGGGAGACCAGGATCGCCGACGTCGCGCACCGGTGGGGGTTCTCCAGCCAGGCCCACTTCGCCCGTCTCTTCCGCTCCAGGTTCGGCCTCACCCCGAGCGAGGCCCGCGCGGAGGCGGGGAAGTAG